Proteins found in one Labrenzia sp. VG12 genomic segment:
- a CDS encoding DUF3291 domain-containing protein, with protein sequence MSGFHIAELNVARLRYDINDPRIADFVNNLDRVNAAAERSEGFVWRLKDEGGTSVEMTREADPMVIPNLSVWTDVTSLENFVFKTVHKRIYDRRAEWFEVMDRMHFVMWPVPVGHQPSLEEARDRLDHYNKNGSSDQAFGWEHVPNANLWRTARCAGSAA encoded by the coding sequence ATGTCAGGGTTTCATATCGCTGAGTTGAATGTCGCGCGCCTGCGTTACGACATAAACGACCCGCGGATCGCCGATTTCGTCAACAATCTCGACAGGGTCAACGCCGCTGCCGAGCGCAGCGAAGGGTTTGTCTGGCGCCTGAAGGATGAAGGCGGCACCTCCGTTGAGATGACGCGGGAGGCCGATCCGATGGTGATCCCGAACCTCTCTGTCTGGACCGATGTGACTTCACTTGAAAACTTTGTCTTCAAGACGGTTCACAAGCGGATCTACGACCGGCGTGCCGAATGGTTCGAGGTCATGGACCGGATGCATTTTGTCATGTGGCCGGTTCCGGTTGGTCATCAGCCAAGCCTGGAGGAAGCCCGGGACCGTCTGGATCATTACAACAAGAATGGCTCATCGGACCAGGCGTTTGGCTGGGAACACGTTCCGAACGCCAATCTCTGGCGCACGGCACGCTGTGCCGGCTCAGCCGCCTGA
- the paaB gene encoding 1,2-phenylacetyl-CoA epoxidase subunit PaaB: protein MKKEWPLWEVFIRGQHGLNHRHVGSLHAPDAEMAIKNARDVYTRRKEGVSIWVVPSAQISASDPGAKDSLFEPSMDKIYRHPSFYDIPDDVGKM from the coding sequence ATGAAAAAGGAATGGCCGCTCTGGGAGGTCTTCATCCGCGGGCAGCATGGCTTGAACCACCGCCATGTCGGTTCGCTTCATGCGCCGGACGCGGAAATGGCGATCAAGAACGCGCGCGACGTCTATACGCGCCGCAAGGAAGGCGTTTCGATCTGGGTGGTGCCGTCTGCACAGATCTCGGCGTCGGACCCCGGAGCCAAGGACAGCCTGTTTGAACCCTCCATGGACAAGATCTACCGGCACCCGAGCTTTTATGACATTCCGGACGATGTCGGGAAAATGTGA
- the paaC gene encoding 1,2-phenylacetyl-CoA epoxidase subunit PaaC yields MTDKNDHIANDVLFEWLLRRGDTALVLGHRVSEWCGHSPVLEEDIALANIALDLIGQARMWLGLAGEVEGKGRGENELAYLRDAWDFRNLLLAEQPNGDFGKTMMRQFFIDVFQMQMLKALQGSTDPRIAAIAAKAGKEVAYHLDRSADLVIRLGDGTPESHQRMQTALDELWSYTGEMFASDAVDRAMAEAGLAPDPASLQAEWQATVQEVLTDATLILPESTFAHKGGLEGRHTEHLGHILAEMQFLQRAYPGATW; encoded by the coding sequence ATGACTGACAAGAACGATCATATCGCGAACGATGTTCTGTTCGAATGGCTGCTGCGACGCGGTGACACCGCGCTGGTCCTGGGTCACCGCGTGTCAGAATGGTGCGGGCACTCGCCGGTTCTGGAAGAAGATATCGCGCTGGCCAATATCGCGCTCGATCTGATCGGGCAGGCGCGTATGTGGCTCGGTCTGGCCGGTGAGGTTGAAGGCAAGGGGCGGGGCGAGAACGAACTGGCCTATCTGCGGGATGCCTGGGACTTCCGCAATCTCCTTCTGGCCGAGCAACCGAATGGCGATTTTGGCAAGACGATGATGCGCCAGTTCTTTATCGACGTGTTCCAGATGCAGATGCTGAAGGCGCTGCAAGGCTCAACCGATCCCCGGATTGCAGCGATTGCCGCAAAGGCCGGCAAAGAGGTCGCCTATCATCTCGACCGCTCGGCAGATCTTGTCATTCGTCTGGGCGACGGCACACCGGAAAGCCATCAGCGGATGCAGACGGCCCTGGACGAATTGTGGTCCTATACGGGCGAGATGTTTGCCTCAGATGCGGTCGATAGGGCCATGGCCGAAGCCGGTCTGGCACCTGATCCGGCGTCGCTGCAGGCTGAGTGGCAGGCAACTGTTCAGGAAGTGCTGACGGATGCAACGCTGATCTTGCCCGAAAGCACATTCGCGCACAAAGGCGGTCTGGAAGGTCGGCATACCGAGCATCTGGGTCACATTCTGGCGGAGATGCAGTTCCTGCAGCGCGCCTATCCGGGAGCGACCTGGTAA
- the paaD gene encoding 1,2-phenylacetyl-CoA epoxidase subunit PaaD has protein sequence MLVTTNTVWQWLGEIPDPEIPVLSLTDLGVIRDVHWQEETLVVTVTPTYSGCPATAVINLDIETKLRSHGITNLRLEQQLSPPWTTDWLTDRGREKLRAYGIAPPVRETGAPSASKGRIARLTGQSDVVVACPRCGSQDTEKVSQFGSTPCKAAYRCRACLEPFDYFKCH, from the coding sequence ATGCTCGTGACCACCAACACCGTCTGGCAATGGCTGGGGGAAATTCCTGACCCGGAAATCCCTGTCCTGTCGCTGACCGACCTCGGCGTCATCCGGGACGTTCATTGGCAAGAGGAAACGCTTGTTGTCACGGTGACGCCGACCTATTCGGGTTGCCCGGCAACGGCGGTGATCAATCTCGACATCGAGACCAAGCTCAGGTCCCACGGGATCACCAACCTGCGACTTGAACAGCAGCTGAGCCCGCCCTGGACGACGGATTGGCTGACCGACCGCGGGCGCGAGAAGCTGCGTGCCTATGGCATTGCGCCGCCGGTTCGGGAAACCGGTGCGCCGAGTGCCTCGAAGGGCAGGATTGCCCGGCTGACGGGACAGTCCGACGTGGTGGTCGCCTGTCCGCGATGCGGGTCGCAGGACACCGAAAAGGTCAGTCAGTTCGGCTCGACACCCTGCAAGGCAGCCTATCGGTGTCGCGCCTGCCTTGAACCATTCGACTATTTCAAATGCCACTAG
- a CDS encoding 2Fe-2S iron-sulfur cluster-binding protein has translation MSRFHALTVTEVTPDTRDSVVVTLQPTPGEEELFRFSQGQYLTFRRDFDGHEVRRCYSICAGTEEGALKVGIKRVDGGAFSCWANENLVVGESVEAMPPLGSFNAPIEPERARFYVGFAGGSGITPILSILKTVLAREPQSQFTLVYANRQVSSIMFREELEDLKNRYLGRLHVIHILKSDAQDTELFSGRIDEEKLAELFETLIDPKDIDLAFLCGPHGMMETVRESLEAGGVDTDRIKQELFKSDQPGRLPPKLRPEVVDGKAKDADLKLTIDGTTRDIHMEPGETILEAAHRNNIDAPYSCCAGVCSTCRGKVLEGEVEMAANHALEDDEIRDGYVLTCQSRPLTKRLVVTYDA, from the coding sequence ATGTCTCGGTTTCATGCCCTGACAGTGACCGAAGTAACCCCGGATACACGGGACTCGGTCGTCGTGACCCTGCAGCCGACACCCGGCGAAGAGGAGCTTTTCCGCTTTTCGCAGGGTCAGTATCTGACCTTTCGCCGCGATTTTGACGGACATGAGGTCCGCCGCTGTTATTCCATATGCGCCGGAACCGAAGAGGGGGCTCTGAAAGTCGGGATCAAGCGTGTCGACGGTGGCGCCTTCTCCTGCTGGGCCAACGAGAATCTCGTTGTCGGCGAAAGTGTCGAAGCGATGCCGCCGCTTGGCAGTTTCAATGCACCGATCGAGCCCGAGCGGGCGCGGTTTTATGTCGGATTTGCCGGCGGATCCGGCATCACCCCGATCCTGTCCATCTTGAAGACCGTCTTGGCACGGGAGCCGCAGTCGCAGTTCACGCTTGTCTATGCCAACCGGCAAGTGTCCTCGATCATGTTCCGGGAGGAACTGGAGGATCTGAAGAACCGCTATCTCGGCCGGCTGCACGTGATCCATATTCTGAAATCCGATGCACAGGACACAGAACTCTTCTCCGGCCGGATCGACGAAGAAAAACTTGCCGAACTGTTTGAAACCCTGATCGACCCGAAAGACATCGATCTCGCGTTTTTGTGCGGTCCGCATGGCATGATGGAAACGGTTCGCGAAAGCCTCGAAGCCGGGGGCGTGGACACGGACAGGATCAAGCAGGAGCTGTTCAAGTCCGATCAGCCCGGCCGGTTGCCACCAAAGCTTCGTCCGGAAGTCGTGGACGGCAAGGCCAAGGATGCGGACCTGAAACTGACCATCGACGGCACCACGCGTGACATCCACATGGAGCCGGGAGAAACCATTCTGGAAGCCGCCCATCGCAACAACATCGATGCGCCTTACTCCTGCTGTGCCGGGGTCTGCTCCACATGCCGGGGCAAGGTCCTGGAGGGCGAGGTGGAAATGGCGGCCAACCATGCCCTTGAAGACGACGAGATCCGTGACGGCTACGTGCTGACCTGTCAGTCGCGGCCGCTCACAAAACGTCTCGTCGTTACCTACGACGCCTGA